GGCTGACACTCGAGGTCGCAGCGACGGCCGCCATGGCTAGCTCCGGACGGGAGGCCAGCGCGAACAGCACCACCAGCAGCAGGCGGGCGTCGCGGCCGCCGAACAGGAACCCGATCCACCGCTCCGGGGCGCGCGGGAGCCCGAGCGCCGCGATGCGGTCCTTGGACGCCATCGACAACATCGAGCCCGCTGTCGCCGCGATGGCCAGGATCGCCACGAGCTCAGGCGCGATGGCCCGCTCGAGCGCCCATAAAGCGAGGCCGCCGATAACGGCCGCGTCGGCGATGCGGTCGAGTATTCCGTCCAAGAACGCGCCGGCGGGGTTGGTGCGCACCTGAAGCCGGGCGATCTCCCCATCCACTCCGTCCAGCAGCGACGACAAGTGCACGAGGACGGCGCCGGCGACCCCGGCG
This region of Actinomycetota bacterium genomic DNA includes:
- a CDS encoding CDP-alcohol phosphatidyltransferase family protein, encoding AGVAGAVLVHLSSLLDGVDGEIARLQVRTNPAGAFLDGILDRIADAAVIGGLALWALERAIAPELVAILAIAATAGSMLSMASKDRIAALGLPRAPERWIGFLFGGRDARLLLVVLFALASRPELAMAAVAATSSVSLVVRVLVTRASLRAWSVAS